The following is a genomic window from Numenius arquata unplaced genomic scaffold, bNumArq3.hap1.1 HAP1_SCAFFOLD_1384, whole genome shotgun sequence.
cagggagagggcccccccggcccccccattTCCATCCCCCTCCAACTGGGGGACAGAGACGATGCCCCACGGCCCCAACCGGTAAGTGACCccgacccccccgggacccccaagtcccccccccagccccataactgccccctAAGTGCCCCCCCCACTCATTCCCCCCCCTCTGTGACCCTCTAGGGCCCCtttagtgccccccccagccccataactctTCCTTCACCCCCCCAGGCTCCCCTAAgtgcccccttacccccttaaTTTCCCCTTAagggcctcccccagccccataactctCCCctaagtgccccccccagccccataactgccccctAAGTGCCCCCctactccctccccccccctctgtgccccccccatgGCCCCtttagtgccccccccagccccataactctTCCTtcacccccccaggcccccctaagtgcccccttacccccttaaTTTCACCCTAAggacctcccccagccccataactccccATAAGCACCCCCCCCCGGCCTCATAACTGCCCCCTAAGTGCCCCCCCCTCCATGTTCCCCCCCAGGGTCCCCAGGACTACGAGGCGGTGCCGGTGGAAGCCTTCGGGCTGGCCATGCTGCGGGGGatgggctggagccagggggagGGCATCGGCCGCACCTTCAAACGGTGAGGGGGGGCCCCCCAAAATCCggagggggtgtggggtgtcCAGGTACCCCTCaatgaggctggggggggggggggctttgggtgGGTTGAGATgggagttatggggctggaagggcacTTGGAGGGGTCCTAGAGGGGTTGAGGGGGaagttatggggctggggggggcacttgggggggagttatggggctgggagggattctgagggggagctatggggctgggggggggcgctgagggggaactatggggctgggggggcaattggggggtcctgggggggttgaggggggagTTACGGGATTGGGGGGGGCACTTGGAAGGGTTGAGGggggagttatggggctgggggtgggtgctgagggggagctatggggctgggggggcacttggggggtcctgggggggttgaggggggagttatggggctgggggggcacttggggggggtCCTAGGGGGGTTGAGGGGGTTGAGGggggagttatggggctgggggggcacttggggggcagttatggggctgggggggcacttgggggggggtcctaggggggttgaggggggagttatggggttgggggggcacttgggggacacttatggggctggggggagcacttgtgggtccggggggggggtccctcacccctttgcccccccccccccccagggtggtggcCCCCCCTGGAGCACCGTTCTGCGCCCCCGGGGGCTGGGCCTGGgggcttcccctcctccccccacccccccccgcccctccccccccctaattcgggggacccccccccgtggTGGGGGAGgggcaaccccccccctcccccgatcTTTTAGCTGGGGGGGGGCCCACGTTAAAAGTGGGGGGCACCGTCCTCATCACAGCCGGCCCCCACCGTGACATGTGCGGCAAGGtgagccctccacccccccattccagtatatcccagtataacccagtaaggggggggagggagggatgggggaggggtCGTGTCTTAACCCCCCCCATTTTtgtgacccccccccacaccccccagatTGAGGGGGCTGGACCCCGAAACTGCCCGGGCCGTGGTGAGGCTGGAACTGGGGGGGCAAGCGGTGACCATCAGCCAGTACAGCCTGAGACCGGCCCCCCCACCCGGTGAgtctcccagtaactcccagtaaccACCAGTAACCACCAGTTATCTCCCCCAGTAGCCCCCCAGGGCCTCCCAGTagctccccagggcctcccagtgcctcccagtacaccccagtgccccccagtaaccctccagttccccccagtaaccctccagtgcctcccagtaccccccagtaacCCTCCAGTACATCCCAGTGCCCCCTGGTAACCCCCAAGTGCCTCCCAGtacaccccagtgccccccagtaaccccccagttccccccagtaaccctccagtgcctcccagtaccccccaggaaccccccagtgcctcccagtacatcccagtgccCCCTGGTAACCCCCTAGtgcctcccagtacagcccagtgtctcccagtaacccccccccaacccctcctcctccctttccccgccccccccgagcatcccagttcctcccagtacttcccagttccccccagtaaccccccaaaacccctcccccTTGCCCgcccccccacaccaccaccgtcgatcatcccagttcctcccagtacatcccagttttccccccccccaccccaggcaaaCCAGGCGGGccccccccggggaaggggggggaggaggggacggacccccccccagcgggggggggggcaagaggaaACCCCCCCCCCGACACGGAGAGGTGAGAGTTGGGGGGGTCCCTATAGGGccagggggggaggggggagccctatagatctcgggggggggggggaggggcaggaccCCTatagggcggggggggggggtacggaTCCCTATAGGGCTCTGGAGAGAGGGGGGTTATGAGCCCTATGGGGctgaggggtggggtgggagccCTATATATTTTGGGGGTCTGTCCCCTatgatgtgggtcctgccccacaacccccgCTATAGGGCAGCGAAGGAGCCCCGgggggcgccccccccccgcactgGCTACGCCGGGACCTGAGGGTTCGCTGCGTGGCCCGGGACTTCCGCGCCGGTCGCTACTACAACTGCAAGGTGAGcctatggggctgccccatagcgacccacacatCCGTGGGGCACCCtatagcacacacacacacacacacaccccccccggggcaccccAGAACACCCCCAGGTCCATGGGgcaccctatagcccccccatgGGGCACTCTATAGAGCACCTTGGTTTGGTGGGGTACCCTGTAGTCCTATTCTGCTCCGTGGGGCTGCCCTATAGCGACCCACACATCTGTGGGGCACCCTATAGCATcccccccgggaacccccagagcatccctggatCCATAGGGTGCCCTATAGGCCCCTCGGGgtgccccataaccagccccaCATCCACCTGGACACCCTGTGGGGCTGGGttgggggtctatggggcagggtgagTGGGCGCTCTGCCCCATAgtggggtcccagcccccccatAGCCAGTCCCAGGTGCCCCATAGGGGGGGTCTCagtgccccataaccagccccacatctgcctggataccccatggggcagggtgggggggtccctcTGCCCCGTAGCGGGGTCTCAGTGCCCCATAACCGGTCCCAGGTGCCCCACGGGGGGGGTCTCagtgccccataaccagccccCACATCTGCCTGGacaccccatggggcaggggtggGTGGGTCCGGGTGGGCCCTCTGCCCCGTAGCGGGGTCCCagtgccccataaccagccccCACATCCGCCTGGATaccccatggggcagggtgggggggtttCTGTGCCCCATAGCAGGGTCCCAGTCCCCCCGTAACCAGTCCCAGGTGCCCCACGGGGGGGTCTCagtgccccataaccagccccaCATCCACCTGGACGCCCCatgggggcagggtgggggggtccctcTGCCCTGTAGCGGGGTCCCAGTGCCCCATAACCGGTCCCACAGCCCCCTGGACACCccatggggtgggggtgggtggaccctctgccccatagcagggTCCCAGCGCCCCCATAACCGGTCCCAGATGCCCTATGGGGGGGCATCCTACACCCCATAACCAGCCTCTCGACACCCCAcggggcaggctgtggggtgtCTTTGGggtaggggttgggggggggggggggggggtgtccctctgccccacggcagggttcttctgccccataagtgtgtgtcctcccccccccacacctcgtTGCCCCCTCCAGCTGGTGGTGGAGGATCTGCTCTCCCCGGACACCTGCGTTTGCCGGACGGACGAGGGGCAACTGGTGGagggtgagtggggggggggggggggggggggggggcaaattaagggagaggggggggggggcgtgggggggaggggaacccCTTTCCTTTTaatcccccgtgtccccccccccctcccccaggttTGAAGGAAGCCATGTTGGAAACCGTCATCCCCCGGGGGGACGCCGACCGCGTCATGGTGGTGCTGGGCCCACACGCCGGGAAGGTGAGTGACAACCCCCCCCCTCCGTCATGGccgccgggggggtggggtgggggtgttggggtggggtggtgtcGTTGCTTGgagacacccctcccccccaaataacttatttccccccccctcctccccccaataAAAGGTGGGGCGGATCCTGGAGCGAGAGCCGGGGCGCAGCCGGGCGCTGGTGCAGCTGGAGAGGGACGACGGGGGCCGGGCGGGTGCTGGAGCTGGACTACGACGCCGTCTGCCATTACCTGGGGGGGGACGAGGACGattgagacacacacacaccccccccccaacttcacCCCTCCCCGAAAACCCCCACCGAAGTCGACTGCCAGGTTCCAAGATGGCGGCCAGAAAGCCTTCACCAGGTTCCAAGATGGCCGCCTGCCAGGTTCCAACATGGCCGCCCCAGGTTCCAAGATGGCCGCCAAGAAAGCCTTCACCACACCAGGTTCCAAGATGGCTGCCGGCCAGGTTCCAAGATGGCGGCCAGAAAGCCTTCACCAGGTTCCAAGATGGCCGCCGGCCAGGTTCCAAGATGGCCGCCAGAAAGCCTTCACCAGGTTCCAAGATGGCCGCCTGCCAGGTTCCAAGATGGCCGCCGGAAAGCCTTCACCAGGTTCCAAGATGGCCGCCTGCCAGGTTCCAAGATGGCCGCCGGAAAAAGGCTTCGCCAGGCTCCAAGATGGCCGCCTGCCAGGTTCcaacatggcggcggcggcctcgGGGGGGAGGGGTAGGGGAATAAATGTTGCCCCAATGACCTCCCGCCTGCCCTCGTTGACCCTCAGGGGGCAAAGGTCAccctgcttttgggggggggggacacacaccaccccccccaaatgaAGCCACCCAGCTGCCAGTTTCAAGCATGGCCGCCTCTTTGCCAGCTTCCAAGATggcggatggggggggggggtgcgggtgTGCTGGGTTGCCCTTTCCTAAGATGGCGCCGTTGCTAGGCAACCCCGTTCtaccccctgcccttccccaagATGGCGCCGTTGCTAGGCAactccttcccgcccccccctTGCCCTCTCCCAAGATGGCGCCTTGCTCGCTTCCAAGATGGCGCCGTCGCCGAGCGACGGCCGCCGGCTTCCCGCCGTCGCCCTCCGAGGCGTTTGATTGGCTGGGCGCGCTTCACGTGACCGGAAGTCCGCTCTAGCCGCCCTCTCCTGAGGAGACTCGATGGTTTAGCGTCCAGCGGTGTTTACCGCCGGTACCGGGTCGGTGCtgggggggacccggggggggttCAGACGGCACcggagggattttggggggctcaggggggggTTTAGGGGAGTGAGGGGACCCCCACTTTAACCCCCCAGCACCTCCGTTacctccctccgccccccccccaccatggcgCAGGGCCGGGGGGTGAACAGCGTCCGCTTCAACCAGGACCAGAGTGAGTGGGGGGAACCCCCCAAAAACACctcaaaaacaccccaaaaatcaacccttcccccccctacccccccccctcctcgctgTCTAGTAGCAcacatcacccccccccccccccccccattgtttTTAGGCTGTTTTTGCGTGGCGATGGATTCCGGGGTGCGGATCTTCAACGTGGAACCCCTGATGGAGAAGGGGCATTTGGGTGagggaagttgggggggggggggggggggggtaggggtcATTTACCCCCCTACACCCCCCCCGTTTCCCGGCATCTGGAGGGGGGTGTCTGGGCAtgggcgaggggctgggggggtattTTGGGGTCACCCCCGGCCTGGGGGGGGCCTCCCTAGGCCTAAAgaatgggtttgggggggactaAGGggaattttggggtccccccggcctgggaggggggctgggggggggtccctaggCCTAAAgactgggttttgggggggcctAAGGGGAATTTTGGGCCCCCCCCCCGtctgggaggggggctgggggggtccccaagtcTAAAGAAGGGATTTTGGGGGGCCTAAGGggaattttggggtccccccggcctgggaggggggctggggggtccccaagtCTAAAgactgggttttggggggggcctaAGGggaattttggggtccccccagtctgggaggggggctgggggggggcaagtctaaaggagggatttggggggggcttttgggggtcTAAGAggaattttggggtccccccctcctTGGGAGGGGGCTCTGTGGCGGCCATTTTGTGGGTTCCCTTTGAGGGGGgatggtttgggggggctggggggtatttttgggggggggggtgtgtgtctctaGACCTGGGGGGTGACAACATTtacggggggggggtccccccaacCCAatgagggggttttggggtgctggggggggtgtcaTTTTGGGGTCTCCCCaacctgggggaggaggggactcTGTGGCGGCCATTTTGTGGGTCCCCTTTACCCGGGTTGGGGGGGgcggtttttgggggggggggtattttggGGAGTCCCTAGACCTGAGGTGGAGGGGCAGGGGGCACTTACAGG
Proteins encoded in this region:
- the LOC141477850 gene encoding LOW QUALITY PROTEIN: G-patch domain and KOW motifs-containing protein-like (The sequence of the model RefSeq protein was modified relative to this genomic sequence to represent the inferred CDS: deleted 2 bases in 2 codons); the protein is MAASSGAEAGKAAATGPPGPVSFGFSRKAERRRVLAAGPCAEPGVGGEGSGGDTDFLTAVEDRELLSVRPAPPPPKELIIPLIPSHRWRNPEPPPAPGEPGHAPSPSPAPDADHAPSPDSAPSGDPPMSVEAQAVQELIQEARQSQEQGEGPPGPPISIPLQLGDRDDAPRPQPGPQDYEAVPVEAFGLAMLRGMGWSQGEGIGRTFKRLRGLDPETARAVGSEGAPGGAPPPHWLRRDLRVRCVARDFRAGRYYNCKLVVEDLLSPDTCVCRTDEGQLVEGLKEAMLETVIPRGDADRVMVVLGPHAGKVGRILEREPGRSRALVQLEGTTGAGRVLELDYDAVCHYLGGDEDD